The following nucleotide sequence is from Sandaracinaceae bacterium.
AACGACGGTTTGCATCACACACGGAGGCGCCGGGGAGGGGGTGACATGACCATCCCCTACGCAAGCACCGCACTCGACCTCATGATGAACCTCCTGCCGCACGTCCACGCGCTGGTGGTCGAGGTCCGGGTGCACGACAAGAACCTCGCCGACGAGCTGTTCCGCGCCGCCAAGTCGGTCGCGCTCAATCACTCGGAGGCGGACGGAGTCCGGAAGGGACACCGGAAAGAGAGGATCGGCACCGCCGCCGGCTCTTGCGCCGAGGCGATCACCGCGGTGCGAATGGCGCGCGCATTCGGCTTCTGCGACGGCCGAAAGGCCGACATCATCATCGACGGGCTGACCCGAGTCGCCCGGATGACGCATCGCAGGCTCTATCGAGTCGGATGAGGGCCCCTGGAGGGGGCTGCGGCCCTCTCCCATTCGATGTTCCCCCGCGTTGTTCGCCGTCCGCGCCGACGTCGACCTCGTCTCGAAAGATGTCGTCCTCGCCGCGGGCTCCGACCACGGGGAGCGGACTCGGAAGCGGCTGCGGACGCGGCGGCGGACGCGGCGGCGGACTCGGACGCGGCGGCGGACTCGGATGCGGCGGCGGACGGGGTCGGCGGGCAGCGCCTCGAACCGCTCGCGCAGCGCGCCGAGCCAGGCCTGCCAGTCCTCGAGCGCCTCCTCGGACGCGGCGGAGGACTCGGAAACGGACTCGGAAGCGGATTCGGACTCGGATTCGGACTCGGAAGCGGACTCGGAAGCGGACTCGGAAGCGGACTCGGAAGCGGACTCGGAAGCGGCGGCGGACTCGGAAGCGGCGGCGGACTCGGAAGCGGCGGCGGACTCGGAAGCGGCGGGCGCCCCGTACTCGCCAGCGGCAGGAACACGAGCGCAGTGCTCGAACCAGGACTCGCAGGCGCAGTGCCTCGAGGCCGCGGTCCGCTTCAGAGGTGGCCACCCAACCCCGGCTGCGGCCCACTGCGACGCCAGCCGCGCAGCCACGGGCCCGAACCGGAACGCGGGCGACTCCGACCGAAGCCGGAGCCACCCGCCCCTCCCCTACCCGCGATGCATCAACTTCCACATCGTCGCGCGCGCCTTGTCCGCCCAGTCGGCCGGCCCTTCGACCGCCTCGTCGCTCACGTACCCCAGCGCCGCCGCGGAGAGCAGCCACACCCGGGTCTCGCCCGCCGACCCGTAGGCCGTACCGAACCGCTCGCGCTCGTGCCCTCCGCCCCGCCGCTCGCCCTCGGCCAGGTTGCCGACCACGCTCGCCGCGCTGTCGCGCATCTGCCGAGCGAGGTTCTTGTCGTGCTTCGCGACCTCTTCCCAGATCGGCTTCATCGAGCGCAGCCAAACGATCGCTTCTTCGGTGATCCGGAGCATCTCGCCCCTCCGTCGGAGACAACCCGGATGTCGACCTGACACCCTTCGTCCTCACCCCGCCCGCCGCAGGACGCGGGTGGGCTAGTCAAGGACGAGGGCCCGAAGGGCCCGAAGCGTTGCCGTTGGCTGGGGCCGTAGGCCTCCTTTACTCGCCCGCCCGCGTCCGGCACCGTCGATGGCGGAGGACGAAGTGCCATTCACCTTGCGGTGACTCACGTTGCACAACGGGCCGCGTGAGCAGACGAGAGTTCGCGACTCGGCCCGAACTTCGCGAGCGAAGTCGGCGGCGGACTCGACAGCGGACTCGACAGCGGATTCGGAAGCGGATTCGGAAGCGGATTCGGAAGCGGACTCGGAACCGGGAGCGGCAGCGGACTCGGAAGCGGACTCGGCAGCGGACTCGGGCGCGGACTCGGAAGCGGACTCGGAAGCGGAGGCGGGCGCGGACGCGGAGGGCACCGGCAGGAGAGGAGCGGCACCCCCGCCGGCTCATGCGCTCACGGCGCGCGCCTTCGGCTTCAGTAGCCGACGATCAATGGCTCACGGCGGCGCGGCGCTTCTCGCTCCGCGCCTGGCTGCCAACGGGCGCGGCGTCGCGGCTGGCCCAGAAGTCGCACATGAGCGGCCAGAGCTCCTTCTTCGCGGCGCTCGAGACCACCGCGCCCACGTGCCCGCCGGGCAGATGCAGGTGCTCGCGATCCTCGCTCGAGACGCGCTCGGTGAGCGCCGAGGCGCTCGCGTGCGGGACGATGTTGTCGTGCTCGAAGGTGATCGAGAGCACGGGGCAGGTGATGTCCTCGAGGTAGACGCGCCGGCCGCTGAGGGACATCTCGCCGCGGATGAGGCGGTCCTCCCGGTAGAGCTCGCGGATGTAGGTCCGGTAGCACTCTCCCGGGAAGCTCACGTTGTCGTTGCCCCAGGTCTCTGTGGCGAAGAAGCCGTCCAGGAAGCGGTCGTCCCACGCCTTGTCGATGAGCTTCACCGCCTTCCAGAGGCTGAGCGTCGGGCGCAACATGTGGAAGCTCGCCTGCATGAGCGGCCACGGGACGTTGCCGAAGCCGTCCACGAGCGCGTCGACGTCGAAGCCGGGGCTGCGGACCCAGCGGCTCAGGAGGCCGTCGTCGTCGAAGCGGATCGGCGCCGCGAGCGCCATCAGCGAGGCGAGGCGCTCGGGGTGCGCCGCCGCGTGAACGGTCGCGAGCGTGCCGCCCATGCAGTAGCCGAGCACGTGCGCCTTGCCGCGCGCGCCGAACGAGGACGCGACCCGGATCGCGCGGCCGACGTAGCGGTCGGCGATGTCGTCGAAGGTCAGGTAGCGGTCCTCGTCCGCCGGCGTGCCCCAGTCGATGCAGAAGACGTCGAAGCCCTGCCCGACCAGGTGCTCGACGAAGCTCTTGCCCGGCAGGAGATCGAGCACGTAGTGACGGTTGATCAGGCTCGGCACGAGCAGGACGGGCGTCTCGTGCACGACGGCCTCGCTCCGGTAGCGGAGCAGCTTCCACTTGTTCTCGCGGTGCACGACGTCGGCGGGGGTGCTGCCGACCGGAGGGCGACCGCGCGCGACGCGGCGGGCCAGGTTGAGAAAGCGATTCACCGACTCGATCCTATCGCTGGGCGTAGAGGGAGGCGAGGCGCTCGCCGTAGCGCTGGATGATCTTCTTGCGCTTCGCCTTGAGCGTCGGCGTGAGCATCCCGTTCTCCACCGTGAGCGGCTCCTCGACGAGCACGAACTTCTTGATCGTCTCGAACCGCGCGAGGTGCGCGTTGGCCGCGTCGATGCGCGCCTGTACGAGCGCGCGCGTCGCCTCCTCGCGTTCCTTCGGCGCGACGCCCTCGAGCGCCGCCGCGAGCGCGACGTCGTCGAGCCACACCGCCGCCGTGAGGTACTTCTCGCCGTCGCCGTAGACGATGAGGTGCGCGATCAGCGGATCGTCCTTGAAGCGGATCTCGATGTTCGCCGGCGCGATGTTCTTGCCGCCCGCCGTCACGAAGATGTCCTTCTTGCGGTCGACGATCTGGAGGAACCCGTCCTCGGTCCAGCGGCCGACGTCGCCCGTCTTCAGCCAGCCGTCGTCGGTGAACGCCTCCCTCGTCGCCTCGGCGTCCTCGTGGTAGCCGCCGAAGATCGACGGGCCCCTCGCGAGGATCTCGCCGTCCTCCGCGAGCTTCAGCTCCACGCTCGGGAGCGGCTTGCCCACCGAGTCGAAGCGGAACGCGTCGGGGCGGTTGAGGGTGAGGGTCGGGCTCGCTTCGGTCAGGCCGTAGCCCTCGATGATGAGCCGGCCCGCGGCGTGGAACAGCTCCTTCACCTCGCGCTTGAGGCCCGCGCCGCCGCTCAGGCAGAAGCGCAGGTTGCCGCCCGTGATCGCGTCGAGCTTCACGCTGGTGTCTTCGGGCGCGCTCATCGATGTCGTCGCGAGCTTCTCCCACACGCTCGGCACGCTCATGAAGACCTGCGGCTTCACCTTCGGCAGATCCTCGAGCACGCGCTTCGGGTCCGAGAGGTAGCTCGTCCAGCCGAGCGTGTTGCCGAGCGACGCCTCGCCGAAGCCGAAGATGTGGCTGAAGGGGAGCCAGAGGAGATCGACGTCGCCCTCCTCGACCAGCGGCCCGTTGCACCGAAGCCAGTCCGATCCGTTGACGCCCACGTTGCGGTGCGTCAGCGGCACGCCCTTGGGCTGGCCGCTGGTGCCGCTCGTGTAGAGCATCACGCCGGGCTGATCGAGCTCCACCGCGTTCATGGTGCGCATGAAGGCCTCGGGCTCCTCGCGCCCTCGCGCCGCGCCCGCCGCCATCACGCGCGACCACGTCACGACGCGCGGCTCCACCTCGTCGAGCGCCGGCGCGGGCTTGCCCTCGCGCCGAAGCTCCTCGAGCGCGGCGGACACGTCGAGCGTGTCGTCGAAGAGCACGACGCGCTTCACGCCGTCGAGGTCGGCCCAGGTCTCGAGCACGCGGCGCAGGAGCGGCGCGGTGTCGACGAAGAGCACGCGCACCCCGCCGTGGCGGACGACGTAGCCCGCCTGCTCGGCCGTGCTCGACGCGTAGATGGGCACCATGACGCCGCCCGCGGCCTGGACGCCGAGCGCGGCCGACATCCACTCCACGCGGTTGGGAGCGAAGATGGCCGCGCGGTCTCCCGGCGCGAGCTCGGTGCCGAGGAAGAGCGCGCAGCGCTCGATCTCCGACGCGTGCTCGGCGTAGGTGACGGGACGCCAGCCGTCGCCCGCCGGGACCATGTAGCGCGGCCGGGACGCTCGCTCCTCGAGGTGGTCGAAGATGGCCTTCGGCGCGATGCGCACGTCCAGATAGCGTGAGACATCCATGTCAGGCCTCCCCGTCGGCGGGCAGCCGCGCTTCGAGATCGGACAGGCGCTCCTCGAGGTCCAGCAGCTTGCTGTGGATCTGGTTCAGCGCGTGGAGCGCCCGCTCCTGGTCGCGCTTGGTCGGCAGCCCCCAGCCGCCCCAGAACTGCGCGAGCGCCTGCTCTCCGGCCGCGCGCGCCTTCATCGCGCCGCTCAGGAGCCCGCCCGTCGGTCCGAGCAGGGTCGGGTTCTCGAGCGCCCGCTCCATGTACTCGGCCGTCGCGCTCTCCCACGCGAAGAAGCCCTTCTTCCACTGGTTCCACATGTCGTTCACGGCAATCCCCTCGGCGTGATGCGCCGCAGCTCGGCGGCCTCGGTGAAAGGAGCGGTCGTCCCCGGCGCACCCTGTGCGCGCGCGACCTCTCCGAAACATTCGAACAGCCAGCTCGTCAGGCGACGGCTGGCCGTGGCGCCGGCCGCCGCCTCGACGGTGACCTGCGTGTCGACGCGCCAGGCCTGCCCGAAGCTCCAGTCCGGCAGGTCGAGTCGGCCCGCGCCGAGCACCTCGACCTCGTAGGTGTCGGTGCCGCGGTAGGCGAGCCCGAGCGCGGTCCCGACGCTGACCTCACCGACCACGGTGTACCGATCGCCCTGCGTGAGCGGGAAGCGATAGAGCGGCACGGGCGCGTCGTACGGGAGGAGCGTGCGGCCCGCGGGCGGGTCGGGCTCCGCGCTCGCCACGCCGTGCAGCCAGAGGCCTCGCTCGTCGAGGTGGTAGACGCCGAGCACCGTGCCTCGCAGATCCACCGGCGCGACGTAGTCGCCGCCCGGGAAGTCGTCGGCGAACCACTGGTCGGTCAGCGCCATCGGTCCGACGCCGACGACCCGGTCGTCCGCGAAGTCCGCGCCCAGGTCCCAGACGCGCTGGCCGCTCGCGTCCACGACGCCGTCGAGGTCGACGCGGCGCGAGACGCCCTCCGGGTTGACGAGGTACGCGACCTCGCCGCCGATGAGCACCGGCACCTCGCCCGCCTCGAGCACGCCGTCGAGGTTCGGCACGCAGGTGAAGCGCGGCTCCTCGCCGGGCGCGTAGGGCGTGGGCCCTGGGAAGGTGCGGTTCTCGCCACAGCCCGCCAGGAGACCGAGCAGGAGGAGCATGCGGAGCGCACTCACAGGGTCACCCACAGGCTCATGCGGAGCAGCTGGGCCGGCTGCGCGCTCAGCCCCGCTTGCACGTTGTCGAGCCCCGCGAAGGGGAAGAGCACGGCGTACGCCGCGACGATCGACCAGCCGTCGTCGTTCTCGTAGCTGAGGGTCGGGTCGAGCTCGACGCCGAGCAGGTTGTCGCCGCCCGGGGTGCTCGAGGACTCGAGCGCGAGGCTCAGGACGCCGGCGAGCGAGAGCTTGAGCCGGCCCGAGGGGTGATCCAGAACCGTCAGGCTAGCGTGCGCACGTACATACGCAGCGTCGGTGATGGTGCCGATGATCTCGCGGAAGAGGATGCGGTCGACCCGGTAGTTCGGGTGAAAGCGGAAGTTGTCGGTCCGCATGTCGAACGGGGCGACGACCTGCGCTCCGTCGAGGTCACCCGGCTGGCCTGGTCCCCGGGTCGCGCTCGGGAACGCCCCGAACCCCGGCGCCGGGTCACCGCTCGCGGCGCCGAAGTCGAGCCCGAGGTCGAGCACGTCGGGCGCGACGTGGAAGCGCGACTCGAACGCGAAGCCCCACGCGAGCGAGTCGACCGGATCGCGGAGGAAGACGCCCGGGATGAGCGAGGCCTCCTCGAAGCGCCCGCCGATGATCGCGCCCTCGGCGCCGATCCGACCCCACGGGCCGTGCAGCCGAAGGTAGGCGTCGCCCGCGACGGCCTCGTAGCCGCGGCTGACGATCTGGCTGCGGCTGAGCGTGTAGTCGTCGGGCACGGGCAGGTAGCTCGGGGACCAGTCGTTGTCCTGCCAGCGGTAGGACACGAAGGCGCCGTACTCGAGCGTGGTCAGCCCGGCGCGGGTGCGTCGGCGCAGGCTGATGTCGCTCGTGACGTTCAGGAGCGCGAAGGTGAGCGTGCGCGTGTCGTCGGTCGGGTCGACGTCGAGGAAGCGCACCCCGTCGGCGCGCGGCACGTTCGGGCCGATCGCGGTCAGGTCGAACGCGAAGGTCCAGATGTGGCCGAGGAGCGGGGTGGCGAAGAAGACGCGATCGGCCGCGTCGTCGGTGTCACAGGTCGGGCAGTCGCCGCCGTTCGACTGCATGCCGAGGCCCCAGTGGCTGCCGATGCGGCCGGCCGCGATGAGCCCGAGGGGCGTGATGACCTGCGCCCACGCGCGCTTGAGCACGAACGCCGAGCCGGGCGAGCGCTGCCGGCGCGAGTCCGCGGGCGGGCCGACGGGCAAGCTCCCGAACGAGAGGTTGTCGAGCACGTCGATCCGCGCGTGCACGCTCACGGTCGAGTCGGGCACGTTGAACGCGAGGTCGGTGCGCAGCCGCATGTCGGCGTGGGTGAGCAGCTGGCCGAGCGGATCGGCCTGCGGCACCGGGAAGAGCGGGTCTCCGCTCGGCGTCGGGCCGCGGTCGAGATCCAGGTTGTGGAGCAGCTCGCCGCGCGCGCGGAAGAAGATGCGGTAGTCGACGAGGTCGGGGTCGCCCGGGTTGGGCACGCGCCGCACCACGGCCTGCGCCTCCGCCAGGCAGGGCGAGAGCGCGGCCACGACGAGGCACAGCGAGAGGAGCTTCTGCCTCACGGCGACGACTCCCCCATCTGGACGTCGTCGATCGTGGCGGGCGAGGCGTCCTCGTCCATCGCCGGGACCTCGGGCGGCGCCTCGACCACGGGCGCGCGGAGCGCGGGCGCGTCCTCCTCGCGCCCTGCTTCCAAGAAACGCAGCAGGTCGCGGAGCGACGGCCGCGCCGCCTCCACCATCGGGAAGTGGCCGCAGCGCGGGTAGACCCGCAGCTCCGCCTGCGGCAGCTCGTTCTGCAGCCGCTCGCCCCAGCTGACGCGCGAGACCAGATCCTCTCGCCCCCACAGCAGCAGCACGGGCGCCTCGATCTCGCCGTAGCGCTCGTGCTCGAAGCGCATGCCGCGCACGGTGGCGAGGGCCGCGGCCTGGGTGCCGGGGCGCGCGATGGCCTCCTCGTACGCCGTGATCAGGGCTTGCGGGATGCGCTCCGGGTCGTAGTAGGCGAGCGCCGCGCGCTCGTCGAGGCGCTGGTCGTAGAAGGCGCCGAAGAGGACCTCGCCCATTCCGTCCGCGTCGGCCCACTCCGCGAAGGTGTTGCGCTGCCCGGGATAGACGAAGGCGTCGTAGAGGGCGATGCGGTCCACGCGATTCGGCG
It contains:
- a CDS encoding long-chain fatty acid--CoA ligase, with amino-acid sequence MDVSRYLDVRIAPKAIFDHLEERASRPRYMVPAGDGWRPVTYAEHASEIERCALFLGTELAPGDRAAIFAPNRVEWMSAALGVQAAGGVMVPIYASSTAEQAGYVVRHGGVRVLFVDTAPLLRRVLETWADLDGVKRVVLFDDTLDVSAALEELRREGKPAPALDEVEPRVVTWSRVMAAGAARGREEPEAFMRTMNAVELDQPGVMLYTSGTSGQPKGVPLTHRNVGVNGSDWLRCNGPLVEEGDVDLLWLPFSHIFGFGEASLGNTLGWTSYLSDPKRVLEDLPKVKPQVFMSVPSVWEKLATTSMSAPEDTSVKLDAITGGNLRFCLSGGAGLKREVKELFHAAGRLIIEGYGLTEASPTLTLNRPDAFRFDSVGKPLPSVELKLAEDGEILARGPSIFGGYHEDAEATREAFTDDGWLKTGDVGRWTEDGFLQIVDRKKDIFVTAGGKNIAPANIEIRFKDDPLIAHLIVYGDGEKYLTAAVWLDDVALAAALEGVAPKEREEATRALVQARIDAANAHLARFETIKKFVLVEEPLTVENGMLTPTLKAKRKKIIQRYGERLASLYAQR
- a CDS encoding four helix bundle protein; this translates as MLRITEEAIVWLRSMKPIWEEVAKHDKNLARQMRDSAASVVGNLAEGERRGGGHERERFGTAYGSAGETRVWLLSAAALGYVSDEAVEGPADWADKARATMWKLMHRG
- a CDS encoding four helix bundle protein, whose product is MTIPYASTALDLMMNLLPHVHALVVEVRVHDKNLADELFRAAKSVALNHSEADGVRKGHRKERIGTAAGSCAEAITAVRMARAFGFCDGRKADIIIDGLTRVARMTHRRLYRVG
- a CDS encoding alpha/beta fold hydrolase, with protein sequence MNRFLNLARRVARGRPPVGSTPADVVHRENKWKLLRYRSEAVVHETPVLLVPSLINRHYVLDLLPGKSFVEHLVGQGFDVFCIDWGTPADEDRYLTFDDIADRYVGRAIRVASSFGARGKAHVLGYCMGGTLATVHAAAHPERLASLMALAAPIRFDDDGLLSRWVRSPGFDVDALVDGFGNVPWPLMQASFHMLRPTLSLWKAVKLIDKAWDDRFLDGFFATETWGNDNVSFPGECYRTYIRELYREDRLIRGEMSLSGRRVYLEDITCPVLSITFEHDNIVPHASASALTERVSSEDREHLHLPGGHVGAVVSSAAKKELWPLMCDFWASRDAAPVGSQARSEKRRAAVSH
- a CDS encoding alpha/beta hydrolase yields the protein MSRAALLLSLALTGCLGFHAGALPGEPRDATFAEVEGARVRFVDEGQGPAIVLVHGFASSLDVWTTVRPALVEAGYRVLALDLKGFGWSGRPEGDYTVQAQARLVMALMDARGVEHAAIVAHSYGSSVALAVALEAPNRVDRIALYDAFVYPGQRNTFAEWADADGMGEVLFGAFYDQRLDERAALAYYDPERIPQALITAYEEAIARPGTQAAALATVRGMRFEHERYGEIEAPVLLLWGREDLVSRVSWGERLQNELPQAELRVYPRCGHFPMVEAARPSLRDLLRFLEAGREEDAPALRAPVVEAPPEVPAMDEDASPATIDDVQMGESSP